ACACCTGAGTGTTGGACGATCACCGCAACGCCACACACATGCGACTCCAGGGATCAAAATGAATAGGAGTCGATAGTATAGGGgtgttaattgattttactaggggtaattttgaaaaaattaaaagtttgaggagtTAAATTAAGGACTGagttgattaaattgaaaaccaatgactattttgtaaatattcCAGGAATTCAGGCCAATTGCAATTGATCcagggaaaataaaataaaaaagaagtagaTTTCCAAGGAATAAGGACCTGATTGCTAAATGTGAAAACTTTAGGGGCAAATTGAAAAGTAATAGTTTCAGTCCAAAACAAAGTCGTTCCTAAGGCGACTGttcatcctttttttatatataaaataatttattaaacgCCAGAGGCTGGCGGGAGAAATAAGTACAAAGACTGTAAAATAACAGTTTGCAGCAGAACTAACAAAAGAGTTAAGTAACCGGAccaaggaaaacaaaagcaaaattaTCCAAATAAGCAACATTTAGCTCTGCACAAACTAGCCATTCGAAGCGATAGTGCCGGGGAAAACCGCCAAGAAACCACATTTCGACCTCATTACTGAAGCTTTTCTCTCAATAAATCTACCTTTAACATCCTCACAAGCATAACAACAAGATCAAGGACTGATGGATGCTTCAAAACCAGGCAATAAAGTCACTTGATCTGCTCACTCCCTGTTTAGCCATGAAATCTGCCATGTACTTACTCTCACGGAAAACATGAGTGAAGTTGACTGTTCATCCTTGTCGTCCTTTGTAAGCAGAAACTCGCACGAAAAGGTCGCTAAAAAATGGCTTCGGGTAAGCATGATTCCCCCGCCAACTTCACACCAAACCATTATAATTCAattgacaagaaaaataaatagtaagaTTTTTGGAAACGAAAATGATTTGATTCCCCCTTATTGCATTTGCTGAATTTCACAGGCAGCAGATTTGATTATCATCTGGAAAGCTTCCTCTATGTATGACTTCAACTTTTGGACATCTATGAAGCCCTTCTCAGCTCCCACTGTAACCCTTAGTTCGTCCATGTAGCTTACAATTGTTATGGTAAGACTCTGCACATGTTATATACTGTTTTGTTGAAATTTGATAAgtggttaattttttgttgaatgGACAAATTTAGTTAAATTCGACAAGTTACCTGAGGATTGCCAAAAACGGCAAAGTACATGCCTTTGATTGGGTGATTAGCCAAAGACATCTTTTCCACTGGGCCAATCATATTTGTTATAGCCATGCTTGCGTTCAACAATGTTTTATGAATGCATTGGGCTGCTACCTGAGGCACATGGTTGAATACTTAATATCATTTTAGCAAGCATCCTACAAGCAtgccttaaaaaaatcaataatttttagtttttttttccgttaatgatactcttaaaaaaaaatatatatctaataaaaaacaacaaaataataactaaGTAAAATTCGGAATACTCTCCTTGATCTAGTTGAGCAAGACGGTGAAAAATAGATcctaatacatttttaagttaTTACTACATCATGCATTCTAGgagaatggaaaaaataaaaaattgaagtccaaaattgattattatatatctttAATGACATGTAacgataatttaatttgatatttatttaccGACATTAATAGTGTTCTTTAGATGTGAGAACTAATTTTAGAGGCATAATTTAGTATAAATGGTTTTAGATCCAATTAATATCTATAAATAtccaaaattgatattattttaactccATATGTGCAATtactttaaatttcatcataatATTTACTTACAAGATGCAActgaaattcaattttgttttagagACCTTATAGATAAGCTAGCATACCTCgtgtccttttaatttcttcacgATCTCAACGAATGCAGCAGTGAGATAGACAGCCAAAGAGCTTCTCTTTCGCTTGATGATTTGCTGAGCTTTCCTGACAAATTCTATTGGATTTAACTCAGTACTGGCCACCAACTCAGGTAATTGGAAATGCAAGAAGGCAAAATGGTTGCCCCATGGTGATTCTGCTTTGGGTTTTACCATTTCTTTAATTGACTGGTAACTACGAAACATTCTTGTGTTAAGCAGCACTAATGCTGTACAATTTGAATGATCGCTAGACCCTTTGCTCATTTCTTGCATGTATAAGCGAGTTCCCAAGAAAATTGCTCCAGTAATAACATCATTTATTGTCtgatatatatcaagaaaaccaaatcaaaagcTTGATGATGTAGAGAGATaagaacaaaatgaaaaggaaaggattGTCTCATCAATCATTAGCCATCcctagttttaaaattatcatggaTAAGCTAAGATGTGGTAAGGAGATAGGATGtaatttgaacaaaataaaatttgggtAAAAATTCTGCCTAAAAATTCTGCCTAAGAATTACAGAATCTCATCAAATATCTCCATCCCTAGCTAAAATTCTGCCTAAAAATCTTCATGTAATTTGGTATGGAGATAGGATGATATTCTGCCTAAAATCTTCATGTAATTCTTTATACTACGTAACTATTGTGGTTTGGCACAAACTTTAATTCCTTAGACAGAGTAAATATTCAAATGCAGAAACGATCATCATCATTACAGCTGTTTGGAAATGCATTGCAAATAGTGTATGCGAAGATGCCAAATAATTgacataaatttcttttaaaataaaaataatattatttttatatattttcaaataaatataatttaaaaaataatgaatgataCATGTACCCACCACTCCCATAATTGTGAATGATTTGACAACATTTAACCCACCGCTCATGAAATTACACCTAATTGAGTTAATATGGACCAATCCCGATGTCTTAGGGCCCGCCCGGGATATTTGCAAACAGAacctaattaaatcttttttttttatttgagttggatttaagaaaaattacaattacatgTAATTCGGGTTAATATGGACCTGCATTAAAATTTGGATCACAAGTTCATAAATATATGTAGTAATATATTCTTAAGAGTTATGGTGcggttattttttcactttatctTGATTGTTTTAGTTATggtgcaattatttttttattttatcttcgttcactacaagatttcacagttttaccg
This DNA window, taken from Populus alba chromosome 17, ASM523922v2, whole genome shotgun sequence, encodes the following:
- the LOC118060469 gene encoding wax ester synthase/diacylglycerol acyltransferase 4, whose amino-acid sequence is MVKPKAESPWGNHFAFLHFQLPELVASTELNPIEFVRKAQQIIKRKRSSLAVYLTAAFVEIVKKLKGHEVAAQCIHKTLLNASMAITNMIGPVEKMSLANHPIKGMYFAVFGNPQSLTITIVSYMDELRVTVGAEKGFIDVQKLKSYIEEAFQMIIKSAACEIQQMQ